The following proteins are encoded in a genomic region of Ostrea edulis chromosome 7, xbOstEdul1.1, whole genome shotgun sequence:
- the LOC125656620 gene encoding uncharacterized protein LOC125656620, which translates to MKHPQLLRGESQVVADTTCSVTDDASEENTELFEKGNEHDQENARGKRKQRRPKYLGDYIKMPQTKLTPRKEHKCPMCRFRSFDMVEITKHITECGLKQMDQKKYLCDRVECSFSTNKLWNLNRHKKRNFDLEQQKVTTSLSNASQSDNGKEMDDDWENADPGDLRSILGEISETESEAEVTVIRKDEKLSAEAEAAKNPLHVGRVLRKPTSLIPVTTPKRKEPLSSSTGVPARPIIKRPHLTETGTQTEGRSVHRVEWTITKWKEGNKDIEHIVMIEEDK; encoded by the exons ATGAAGCATCCTCAACTTCTGAGAGGTGAAAGCCAAGTagttgctgatactacttgttCAGTGACAGATGATGCCAGTGAAGAAAATACAGAGCTCTTTGAAAAAGGCAATGAGCATGATCAAGAAAATGCTCGGGGAAAACGAAAACAGCGTAGGCCGAAATATTTGGGAGACTACATT AAGATGCCTCAAACAAAGTTAACTCCACGTAAAGAACACAAGTGTCCCATGTGCAGGTTTAGGAGCTTTGATATGGTGGAGATCACAAAGCACATTACTGAATGTGGACTAAAACAGATGGaccaaaaaaaatatctttgtgATCGGGTTGAATGCAGTTTTAGTACTAATAAGCTATGGAACCTCAACAGACACAAGAAGAGAAATTTTGATTTGGAACAACAGAAAGTTACCACTTCGTTGTCCAATGCTTCTCAGAGCGATAATGGAAAGGAGATGG ATGATGACTGGGAGAATGCTGATCCTGGAGATTTGCGGAGTATATTAGGGGAAATTTCAGAAACAGAATCTGAAGCGGAGGTAACCGTCATTAGAAAGGATGAAAAGCTGAGCGCGGAGGCAGAAGCAGCAAAGAACCCTTTACACGTTGGAAGGGTACTGAGAAAGCCAACTTCACTCATACCGGTCACAACTCCAAAACGGAAGGAACCTCTATCATCTTCTACCGGAGTTCCTGCCCGACCTATTATTAAAAGACCACATTTGACGGAAACAGGTACTCAGACAGAAGGGAGGAGCGTGCATAGGGTCGAGTGGACCATTACAAAGTGGAAAGAGGGTAACAAAGACATTGAACATATTGTTATGATTGAGGAAGATAAATAA